Proteins co-encoded in one Medicago truncatula cultivar Jemalong A17 chromosome 8, MtrunA17r5.0-ANR, whole genome shotgun sequence genomic window:
- the NGR gene encoding protein NEGATIVE GRAVITROPIC RESPONSE OF ROOTS, which yields MKFFNWMQNKLGGKQENRKSNTSTSTTYAKPEPREEFSDWPHSLLAIGTFGNNNEITQNIENQNTQQEDPSSSEEVPDFTPEEIGKLQKELTRLLRRKPNVEKEISELPLDRFLNCPSSLEVDRRISNALCSESGGDKDEDIEKTLSVILDKCKDICAEKSKKSIGKKSISFLLKKMFVCRSGFAPTPSLRDTLQESRMEKLLRTMLHKKLYTQNNSRAPVLKKCLENKKSIKKRNEDEAEERIDEGSKWVKTDSEYIVLEI from the exons ATGaag TTCTTCAACTGGATGCAAAATAAACTTGGTGGGAAACAAGAGAATAGAAAATCAAACACATCTACATCTACTACTT ACGCAAAACCAGAGCCTAGAGAAGAATTTAGTGATTGGCCTCATAGTTTGCTAGCAATTGGAACATTTGGAAACAACAACGAAATCACACAAAACATAGAAAACCAAAATACACAACAAGAGGATCCATCCTCCTCAGAGGAAGTACCAGACTTCACTCCAGAAGAAATTGGAAAACTACAAAAGGAGTTAACAAGACTCTTACGACGAAAACCAAACGTCGAAAAAGAGATTTCTGAGCTTCCCCTTGATAGATTTCTTAACTGTCCATCAAGCTTGGAGGTTGATAGGAGAATCAGCAATGCACTTTGCAGTGAATCAGGTGGTGACAAAGATGAGGATATTGAGAAGACACTTAGTGTCATACTTGATAAATGCAAAGACATTTGTGCTGAAAAAAGCAAGAAATCAATTGGAAAGAAATCTATATCTTTTCTTCTTAAGAAGATGTTTGTTTGTAGAAGTGGATTTGCTCCAACACCTAGCCTTAGAGATACTCTTCAAGAGTCAAGAATGGAGAag CTTCTAAGGACAATGCTTCACAAGAAACTTTACACTCAAAATAATTCGCGCGCACCGGTGTTAAAGAAGTGCTTAGAGAACAAGAAGAGTATAAAGAAGAGGAATGAGGATGAAGCAGAAGAGAGAATTGATGAAGGAAGTAAATGGGTCAAGACTGATTCTGAAT ATATTGTTCTAGAGATATAA
- the LOC11421251 gene encoding sm-like protein LSM1B, translating to MSWAAPEDLYLSTSLASYLDKKLLILLRDGRKLMGTLRSFDQFANAVLEGACERVIVGDLYCDIPLGLYVIRGENVVLIGEMDVEREELPPHMTRVPTEEIRRAQKVERDASELKGTMRKRMEFLDLD from the exons ATGTCTTGGGCTGCTCCTGAAGATCTCTACCTTTCTACTTCACTTGCTAGTTATCTTGATA AGAAACTTCTTATATTGCTACGAGATGGTAGAAAGCTCATGGGGACACTTCGCTCTTTTGATCAATTTG CTAACGCTGTTCTTGAGGGTGCCTGTGAGAGGGTAATTGTTGGTGATCTATATTGTGACATCCCTCTCGGTCTTTATGTAATCCGTGGAGAAAATGTTGTTCTAATTGGTGAGATG GATGTGGAGAGGGAGGAACTTCCCCCTCATATGACCCGTGTTCCTACAGAAGAAATCAGGAGG GCACAGAAAGTAGAAAGGGATGCTTCAGAACTAAAAGGGACTATGAGAAAAAGAATGGAATTCCTTGACTTGGACTAG